One stretch of Plasmodium vivax chromosome 8, whole genome shotgun sequence DNA includes these proteins:
- a CDS encoding DNA-directed RNA polymerase II largest subunit, putative (encoded by transcript PVX_095320A): MTVDLNVPYSACELKRVKRLELGVLDPEIIKKIGVCEIVNVDLYKDGLPREGGLNDIRMGTIDYKTLCGTCNMNVKYCPGHFGYIELAKPMYHYGFMNVVLNVLRCVCYHCGRLLCNTSNSKVKFIEKIKVNSLRLKRLSEVCQGIKVCDHSSPQEEDTLHLNDNSVDNFYNNDLSNLNVNQQMLLNPNSYGNIFEIVNKEDVDCGCVQPKYSREGPNMFIQFLHSSEEDIDESKRKLSAEEALDILKKIRKEEMPILGFNSDRCIPASLILTFIPIPPPCARPYVQYGNQRSEDDLTLKLLDIVKTNIQLKRQTDRGAKSHVLQDLCALLQFHITTLFDNDIPGMPIATTRSKKPIKAIRTRLKGKEGRLRGNLMGKRVDFSARTVITGDPNLNIDYIGVPKSVAMTLTFCETVTPLNYDDLKKLVERGPYEWPGAKYIIRDNGTKYDLRHVRKNSERELEYGYKVERHMTDEDYILFNRQPSLHKMSIMGHKAKILPYSTFRLNLAVTSPYNADFDGDEMNLHLAQSHETRSEIKHLMIVQKQIVSPQGNKPVMGIVQDSLLAIRKFTRRDNFLTKEEVMSLLIWIPYWNHVIPTPAIMKPKALWTGKQIFSMLLQFEDLERLNDPLGNAKMGATNASGFRVEDEMGRGNSGGSGAHLHPHSPLAIGDTLSGNVKNQATINEATRTNSTDGAFKGGISGWGRNVKINLMRDSSTSCKDDNPYCSVNDGKVIIKNNELLCGIICKRTVGSSSGSLIHILWHEMGPDKTKDFISALQKVTNNWLEYIGFTVSCSDIIASNKVLDKVKDILSKSKKEVSKIVKKAQRGELECQPGKSLYESFETRVNNELNCAREMAGKVASESLDERNNIFSMVASGSKGSIINISQIISCVGQQNVEGKRIPFGFNHRSLPHFIKFDYGPESRGFVSNSYLSGLTPQEVFFHAMGGREGIIDTACKTSETGYIQRRLIKAMEDVMVQYDRTVRNSYGDIIQFLYGEDGMAGEYIEDQIIDLMKLDNKEVKKLYKYNFDDDEDDDREDSYGKDYYLKGGQHRKGSYMEYSKQNVLNQEFEELLKCKNNICKEIFPDGDVRQHLPINMNRLIEFAKSQFPFVPVLGGKVKDPIGASGMGPKRGKLKKREEKKGKNKKKKEKKATPSHDQAKAASAASNADAALGDPTDELRNSEFVSEIKKEYEANELAGAMKGQGAYSGFEPFDEDLAEGSAEEGGDEGSGEEDSDGNESGEESGDEGSGDDRSLVNPVDIVHKVNRFLEKLVIIKQINSNDTLSLEAQNNATVLLKAHLRTYLNSKLLTQTHKISMKGIDWLLQEIEKNFYKSLCHPGECVGALAAQSIGEPATQMTLNTFHFAGVGSKNVTLGVPRLKELINIVKNVKTPSTTIYLDDVVSNDQQKAKDILTKLEYTTLKQLTSHAQIIYDPNTTSTILEEDKLWVDEFYEFPDEDDTQYTLGEWVLRIQLTNIHVNEKKLTMKEIVYIIYSVFSSDELDIIYTDDNSEDLILRIRVKYLNGEYNFLNDDPDQAQEDEYEEEEEEEEEEENYNIGNTFKAKKNVEADGNQTTQSKKNDKDDNQSVSSNRSRNNSVNSENRFGSANGSASGTESEDDDGAGNPHRDEAAVKDKTGKGKSATKMKKLKEESANRADSNYVEGYEEADLFVKGEGRSGESAVGSGVGSGAANGAANVAPNGTTEDMFGKANLNGEEDALAAKGRSSLSGANAGGGTTGGNAPSGNNANSLDMNSMRNITNLSNPVYMKEDTEDTFLKKLMEQCLSTLKLRGIENITKVYMREESKITYDSTNGKFVRSSHWVLDTDGCNLEHIFCASHVDYKKTVSNDIVEIFEVLGIEAVRRALLKELRTVISFDSSYVNYRHLSILCDVMTQRGYLMSITRHGINRVDRGPLVKCSFEETVEILLEAAAFAQVDNLKGITENIMLGQLCKIGTGVFDIIIDNQKLSDANQNLETLMDITSAGFTTPDSHHGITPDGLQSPVAINTLNSPLPFSPTYNVNLLSPTAPLDSVNGILSPQCLQNYGDGSGGGESIMSPSKNDFNNLDTLKLGGKFSPTQSPKSPTSVIHSPFSPFDNHNQQALDPSMLFSPKNNNVGSSSNSMSMMNYNVFSPKANLNSIQSPAMLYSPNRALDLFSPKQQTQNNIYSPSYSPTSPTYHLTNPASGGGSSGLNGTKAYYSPTSPTNQLDEVNPNMMKYHSVVSPVYSVTSPKYSPTSPKYSPTSPKYSPTSPKYSPTSPKYSPTSPKYSPTSPQYSPSSPVPNNPSSPHYSPYAIASPKFSPTSPAYSISSPVYDQSGNARSKSQHPLSPAYILQSPVQVKQHIQDVSVFSPIQQANAEEVQNDDPFSPMPYNMEEDEMEQ, encoded by the coding sequence ATGACGGTGGACCTGAACGTGCCCTACTCGGCGTGCGAGCTGAAGAGGGTGAAGCGCCTGGAGCTGGGCGTGCTGGACccagaaattataaaaaaaataggcgtGTGCGAAATTGTGAACGTGGATCTGTACAAAGATGGCTTGCCAAGGGAGGGAGGCCTAAACGACATCCGCATGGGGACCATAGACTACAAAACTTTGTGCGGGACGTGCAACATGAACGTGAAATATTGCCCAGGCCACTTTGGCTACATTGAGCTAGCCAAACCGATGTACCACTACGGGTTCATGAACGTAGTGCTGAATGTGCTAAGGTGCGTGTGCTACCACTGTGGGAGGCTACTGTGCAATACGAGCAACTCCAAGGTGAAGTTCATAGAGAAAATAAAGGTGAACAGTTTGAGGCTGAAGAGACTGTCGGAGGTGTGCCAAGGGATCAAAGTGTGCGACCACTCCTCTCCACAGGAGGAGGACACGTTACACCTGAATGATAACTCGGTggacaatttttataataacgATTTGAGCAACTTAAATGTAAATCAGCAAATGCTTTTAAACCCCAACAGCTACGGTAACATCTTCGAGATTGTTAATAAGGAAGACGTGGACTGTGGGTGTGTACAGCCCAAGTACTCCAGGGAAGGACCAAACATGTTCATTCAGTTTTTGCACTCTAGTGAAGAAGACATAGATGAGAGTAAGAGGAAATTAAGTGCAGAAGAAGCATTAgatattttgaagaaaattagaaaagaagaaatgccAATTTTAGGATTCAATTCAGATAGGTGTATCCCCGCATCCTTAATTTTGACATTCATCCCGATTCCTCCCCCGTGTGCGAGGCCTTACGTACAGTATGGCAACCAGAGGAGTGAAGACGACCTGACTTTGAAGCTGCTAGACATTGTTAAAACGAACATACAGCTGAAGAGGCAAACGGATAGGGGGGCCAAATCGCATGTTCTGCAGGATCTTTGTGCCCTCCTACAATTTCATATTACCACCCTATTTGATAATGATATCCCGGGGATGCCCATTGCGACTACCCGTTCGAAGAAGCCAATTAAAGCCATACGGACCAGgctgaaggggaaggaaggaaggcTCAGAGGAAATCTAATGGGAAAGCGTGTGGACTTCTCTGCCAGAACAGTCATTACAGGAGATCCAAATTTGAACATAGACTACATAGGAGTGCCCAAATCAGTCGCCATGACGTTGACGTTCTGCGAAACGGTGACTCCACTCAATTACGATGATTTGAAGAAGCTCGTGGAAAGAGGGCCCTACGAATGGCCAGGAGCCAAGTATATCATTAGGGATAACGGAACCAAGTATGACCTTAGGCATGTAAGGAAGAACTCAGAGAGGGAACTAGAATATGGCTACAAAGTGGAGAGGCACATGACAGACGAGGATTACATCCTCTTCAATCGGCAGCCTTCGCTTCACAAAATGAGTATCATGGGGCATAAGGCAAAGATACTGCCCTACTCCACGTTCAGGCTTAACTTAGCTGTTACTTCCCCGTACAATGCCGATTTCGATGGAGACGAAATGAATCTGCACCTTGCGCAGTCTCATGAGACTAGGTCCGAAATTAAGCACCTCATGATTGTGCAGAAGCAGATCGTCTCTCCTCAGGGGAACAAGCCCGTTATGGGAATTGTACAGGACTCCCTCTTGGCCATAAGGAAATTCACAAGGAGGGATAACTTCCTCACAAAGGAAGAAGTCATGTCTTTGCTCATCTGGATTCCCTACTGGAATCACGTGATACCCACTCCTGCTATTATGAAGCCGAAGGCCCTGTGGACGGGAAAGCAGATCTTCTCTATGCTCCTCCAGTTTGAAGATTTGGAAAGACTCAACGATCCGCTGGGCAACGCCAAGATGGGGGCTACCAACGCGAGCGGGTTCAGAGTGGAAGACGAAATGGGTCGAGGGAACAGCGGTGGTAGTGGCGCACACCTCCACCCACATAGCCCCCTAGCCATTGGAGACACGCTAAGCGGTAATGTGAAAAATCAAGCTACTATAAACGAAGCGACACGCACGAACAGTACAGATGGTGCATTCAAGGGGGGTATTAGCGGCTGGGGGAGGAATGTAAAAATCAACCTGATGAGGGACTCCTCCACCTCGTGTAAGGACGACAATCCGTATTGCTCCGTCAACGATGGGAAGGTGATTATAAAGAATAACGAGCTCTTGTGTGGAATTATTTGCAAACGCACGGTGGGTTCTTCCAGCGGATCGCTGATTCACATTTTGTGGCATGAAATGGGGCCAGATAAGACCAAAGATTTCATTTCCGCCCTGCAGAAGGTCACCAACAACTGGTTAGAGTACATCGGGTTCACCGTCAGCTGCTCGGACATCATAGCTAGTAACAAGGTCCTCGATAAGGTGAAAGATATTCTTAGTAAGTCCAAAAAGGAGGTGtccaaaattgtgaagaagGCGCAAAGAGGGGAGTTGGAATGCCAGCCGGGCAAGTCCCTCTACGAATCTTTCGAAACGAGGGTAAACAACGAGCTGAACTGTGCCCGAGAAATGGCAGGAAAGGTGGCCTCAGAAAGTTTAGACGAAAGGAATAACATCTTCAGCATGGTGGCGAGTGGCTCCAAAGGATCCATCATCAACATCTCGCAAATCATATCCTGTGTGGGCCAGCAAAATGTGGAGGGGAAGCGAATTCCCTTCGGATTTAACCACAGGTCGCTGCcccattttataaaatttgattACGGTCCAGAAAGCAGAGGCTTTGTCTCCAATTCGTATTTAAGTGGACTCACCCCACAGGAAGTTTTCTTTCATGCCAtgggaggaagagaaggtATCATAGACACGGCGTGCAAGACGTCCGAAACGGGTTACATTCAAAGGAGGCTAATCAAAGCCATGGAGGACGTCATGGTGCAGTACGATCGAACTGTTAGGAATTCCTATGGGGATATTATTCAGTTCCTCTATGGGGAGGATGGAATGGCTGGAGAGTATATAGAAGACCAAATAATTGATTTGATGAAGCTGGACAATaaggaggtgaaaaaattgtataaatataactttgacgatgatgaggatgacGATCGTGAAGACAGCTACGGGAAGGACTACTACCTGAAGGGGGGCCAACACAGGAAAGGCTCCTACATGGAGTACAGCAAGCAGAATGTGCTGAATCAGGAATTCGAGGAGCTCCTAAAATGTAAGAATAACATCTGCAAGGAGATATTCCCCGACGGGGATGTAAGGCAGCACCTGCCCATCAACATGAACCGGCTCATCGAGTTTGCCAAGTCGCAGTTCCCCTTCGTGCCCGTTCTGGGGGGCAAGGTGAAGGACCCCATTGGTGCGAGTGGTATGGGGCCGAAGAGGGGCAAACtgaagaagagggaggagaagaaggggaagaataagaagaagaaggagaagaaggcgaCCCCTTCCCACGATCAGGCGAAGGCGGCCAGCGCCGCGTCCAACGCCGACGCGGCGCTGGGAGACCCCACCGACGAGCTGCGCAACAGCGAATTCGTGTCGGAGATCAAGAAGGAGTACGAGGCGAACGAACTCGCCGGCGCCATGAAGGGGCAGGGCGCGTACAGCGGCTTCGAGCCCTTCGACGAGGACCTCGCGGAGGGGAGCGCTGAAGAAGGCGGTGACgagggaagcggtgaagaggaTAGCGATGGCAACGAAAGTGGCGAGGAAAGCGGTGACGAGGGAAGTGGCGACGACCGCTCCCTCGTCAACCCCGTGGACATCGTGCACAAAGTCAACCGCTTCCTAGAAAAACTAGTCATCATCAAACAAATCAACAGCAACGACACGCTCTCGCTGGAGGCCCAGAACAACGCCACGGTGCTGCTGAAGGCCCACCTAAGAACCTACCTGAATTCGAAGCTCCTGACGCAGACCCACAAGATCAGCATGAAGGGCATCGACTGGCTTCTGCAAGAAATTGAGAAGAATTTCTACAAGTCGCTGTGCCACCCCGGAGAGTGCGTGGGCGCCTTGGCAGCCCAGTCGATAGGAGAGCCCGCCACGCAGATGACGCTCAATACCTTCCACTTCGCCGGAGTGGGGTCCAAAAACGTAACGTTAGGGGTGCCCAGATTGAAGGAGTTAATTAACATTGTAAAGAATGTGAAGACCCCCTCCACGACGATCTACCTAGACGATGTCGTGTCCAATGATCAGCAGAAAGCCAAGGATATTTTAACCAAACTGGAATACACAACTCTGAAGCAACTAACATCACACGCTCAAATTATTTACGACCCTAACACGACGAGTACCATTTTGGAAGAGGACAAACTGTGGGTCGACGAGTTCTACGAATTTCCAGATGAAGATGACACACAGTATACACTAGGAGAATGGGTTCTACGGATTCAGCTAACCAATATTCACGTGAATGAGAAAAAGCTAACCATGAAGGAAATCGTCTACATCATTTACTCCGTCTTTTCCAGTGACGAGCTGGACATCATCTACACGGATGATAACTCGGAAGACCTTATCCTAAGAATTAGGGTTAAATACCTAAATGGGGAATACAACTTTCTCAATGACGACCCGGACCAGGCGCAGGAGGATGaatatgaagaggaagaagaggaagaggaggaggaagaaaactACAACATTGGGAACACCTTCAAGGCGAAGAAGAACGTCGAGGCGGATGGCAACCAGACCACACAGAGCAAGAAAAATGATAAGGACGATAACCAAAGCGTTAGTAGCAACCGCTCCAGGAATAACAGCGTGAATAGTGAGAACCGATTTGGAAGTGCCAACGGGAGTGCGAGCGGTACGGAGAGTGAAGACGACGATGGGGCGGGGAATCCCCATCGGGATGAAGCAGCGGTGAAGGATAAAACGGGCAAGGGGAAGAGTGCCACTAAAATGAAGAAACTCAAGGAGGAAAGTGCCAACCGGGCGGATAGCAACTACGTTGAGGGGTACGAAGAAGCGGACTTGTTCGTCAAAGGGGAGGGCAGAAGTGGAGAGAGCGCCGTCGGGAGTGGAGTTGGAAGTGGTGCCGCAAATGGCGCCGCGAATGTCGCCCCAAATGGCACCACGGAGGACATGTTCGGGAAGGCCAACTTAAACGGAGAGGAAGATGCCCTCGCCGCGAAGGGCAGAAGCAGCCTCAGCGGCGCCAACGCGGGTGGAGGCACCACGGGTGGAAATGCCCCCAGTGGAAATAATGCAAACAGTCTAGATATGAACAGCATGAGGAATATAACCAATTTGAGCAACCCCGTTTACATGAAGGAAGACACAGAAGAtacctttttgaagaagctgaTGGAGCAGTGCCTATCGACGTTAAAGTTGAGGGGAATAGAAAACATTACCAAAGTGTACATGCGAGAAGAGTCCAAAATTACTTACGACTCGACCAATGGGAAATTTGTGAGGAGTTCCCACTGGGTCTTAGACACAGATGGCTGCAATTTGGAGCACATCTTCTGTGCTTCCCACGTGGATTATAAGAAAACCGTTTCAAATGATATAGTAGAAATATTTGAAGTGTTAGGAATAGAGGCGGTGAGGAGAGCTCTCCTAAAAGAATTGAGAACAGTCATTTCGTTTGATAGCTCCTATGTGAATTACAGACATTTGTCTATCCTCTGCGATGTGATGACTCAGAGGGGTTACCTAATGTCCATCACGAGACATGGCATCAATAGGGTAGATAGAGGTCCTCTAGTCAAGTGCAGCTTTGAAGAGACGGTGGAAATACTCCTAGAAGCAGCTGCCTTTGCACAGGTAGATAACCTCAAAGGAATAACAGAGAATATCATGCTGGGCCAGTTGTGCAAAATAGGCACCGGCGTCTTCGACATCATTATAGACAATCAGAAGCTGAGTGATGCCAATCAAAATTTAGAAACTCTGATGGATATTACCAGCGCTGGGTTTACCACCCCAGATAGTCACCATGGAATCACTCCAGATGGGTTACAATCACCGGTAGCAATTAACACGCTAAACTCTCCGCTTCCCTTCTCCCCAACGTATAATGTAAATTTGCTATCGCCTACGGCTCCTCTAGACAGCGTCAACGGTATTTTATCCCCTCAATGTCTGCAGAACTATGGGGATGGAAGTGGTGGAGGTGAAAGTATCATGTCTCCTTCCAAAAACGACTTTAACAATTTGGACACGCTAAAATTGGGGGGCAAATTCTCTCCTACGCAATCTCCCAAATCACCCACGTCGGTTATCCACTCCCCCTTCTCTCCCTTTGATAATCACAACCAGCAAGCACTCGATCCCAGCATGCTCTTCTCTCCAAAGAATAACAACGTCGGCAGCAGTAGTAACAGCATGTCTATGATGAATTACAATGTGTTTTCCCCCAAGGCAAATTTGAATAGCATACAGTCGCCTGCCATGCTGTACTCTCCTAATCGCGCTTTAGACTTATTTTCCCCCAAGCAGCAGACGCAGAACAATATTTACTCCCCTTCCTACTCGCCCACCTCTCCCACGTACCACCTGACCAACCCTGCCAGTGGTGGAGGCTCCTCCGGCTTGAACGGCACGAAGGCGTATTACTCCCCGACGTCTCCAACGAATCAGCTGGACGAGGTGAACCCCAATATGATGAAATACCACAGCGTCGTTTCGCCCGTCTACTCGGTTACCTCCCCGAAGTACTCGCCCACCTCGCCCAAGTATTCGCCCACCTCGCCCAAGTATTCGCCCACCTCGCCCAAGTACTCGCCAACCTCTCCCAAGTACTCGCCCACTTCCCCTAAGTACTCGCCCACGTCGCCGCAGTACTCCCCCTCGTCGCCCGTTCCGAACAACCCCAGCAGCCCCCACTACTCCCCCTACGCCATAGCGTCTCCCAAATTCTCGCCCACCTCCCCCGCGTACTCCATCTCCTCCCCTGTGTACGACCAAAGCGGCAACGCCAGGAGCAAGAGCCAGCACCCCCTCTCCCCGGCCTACATCCTGCAGTCCCCCGTGCAGGTCAAGCAGCACATCCAGGACGTCAGCGTCTTCTCGCCCATCCAGCAGGCCAATGCGGAGGAGGTGCAGAACGATGACCCCTTCTCCCCGATGCCCTACAACATGGAGGAGGACGAAATGGAGCAGTGA